A window of the Lolium perenne isolate Kyuss_39 chromosome 7, Kyuss_2.0, whole genome shotgun sequence genome harbors these coding sequences:
- the LOC127313618 gene encoding transcription elongation factor 1 homolog — MAKRKSANSKMASRKKPAVKLDKIFCCPFCNHAGSVDCEIDRKEWFAVVKCFVCEESYSTKAHALTEPIDVYSEWIDECEKANQDVDVRRRRRRRDSYA, encoded by the coding sequence ATGGCGAAGCGGAAGTCAGCGAACTCGAAGATGGCATCGCGGAAGAAGCCGGCGGTGAAGCTGGACAAGATTTTCTGCTGCCCCTTCTGCAATCACGCCGGGAGCGTCGACTGCGAGATCGACCGGAAGGAATGGTTCGCCGTGGTCAAGTGCTTCGTGTGTGAGGAGAGCTACTCCACCAAGGCGCACGCCCTCACCGAGCCCATCGACGTCTACAGCGAGTGGATCGACGAGTGCGAGAAGGCCAACCAAGACGTCgacgtccgccgccgccgccgccgccgggactCCTACGCGTGA